In the genome of Dehalococcoidia bacterium, the window GCCCTGGTGGTGGGGCTGGCGGGCATCAGTTGGGGTTCCCAGCGGTGGCAGCAGTTGATGATGGCCTATGCTGGCCATCACGTCCTCTACGACCTGCGAGTCCGCCTCTTCCGCCACATCATGGGCCTTTCGGTGGGCTTCCTGGACCGTCACCAGGTGGGCCGCGTCATGTCTAGGGTCCAGAACGACGTCATCGCGCTGCAGGATCTGCTGACGTCCGGGGTGGTGAGCATCCTAAGCGATCTCTTGGGCCTGGGAGTGGTGTTCTTCTTCCTTTTCTATCAGGATGTCCTGTTGGCCCTGGTGACCCTCTCGATGGCGCCCATCCTGGTGGGGGCCCTGACGGTATGGCAGGAGAGGGCACGAAGGGCCTTCCTAAGGGCGCGCCAGGCCATTGCTGTGGTCAACGCCAATCTGCAGGAGGACGTGTCCGGGGTGAGGGTGGTGCAGGCCTTCACGCGCGAGGCGGAGAATTTCCGGCGGTTCTCCCAGGTCAACGCCGACCACCTGGCGGCCAATGTGGATGCTGGGCGCCTGGCGGCGGCGGTGATGCCCATGGTGGAGCTTCTTATGGCCGTAGATATCGCTTTGGTGGTGGCCGTAGGGGGGATGAGGGTGGCCCAGGGCCATCTGGGCCTGGGCTCCCTGGTGGCCTTCGCCCTCTATGTGCAGCGCTTCTTCGAGCCAGTGCGCAACCTGGTGATGCAGTATGCCCAGCTGCAGCGGGCCATGGCCGCCGGGGCGCGCATCTTGGAGGTCCTGGATACCGAGCCTGAGATGAAGGACGCCCCCGATGCTGTGGACCTCCCCCATGTGCGGGGAGAGGTGGTGTTCAGGGGCGTCCGTTTCAGCTATGTGCCCGGGGTGGAGGTGCTCAAGGGCATCGACTTGCACGTGCGCCCTGGGGAGATGGTGGCCATCGTGGGGCCCACAGGAGCGGGCAAGAGCACCCTCGTCTCCCTGGTGGCCCGCCTCTACGACGTCACCTCCGGCCAGGTCCTCATCGATGGGGTGGACGTGCGACAGGTGCGGCGGGCAAGCCTGTGCCGTCACCTGGGGGTGGTGCTGCAGGAGCCCTTCCTCTTCTCAGGGACGGTGCGGGACAACATCCGCTTCGGCCGTCCGGAGGCCAGCGATGAGGAGGTGGAGGAGGCAGCCAAGCTGGTAGGGGCCCACCAGGTCATCGTCCGGCTCCCCCAGGGGTATGAGACGCCGGTGTATGAGCGGGGCCAGAACCTCTCCCCGGGGGAGCGGCAGCTCATCGCTTTCGCCCGGGCCATGCTGGCCGACCCCCGCATCCTCATCCTGGACGAGGCCACGGCCAGCGTGGACCCCCTGACGGAGAGGCGGGTGCGGCAGGCCTTGAGACGGCTGCTGCAGGGGAGGACGGCCTTCGTCATCGCCCATCGCCTCTCCACAGCGCAGGACGCCCACCGGGTGGTGGTGATGGACGGGGGGCGCATAGTGGAGGA includes:
- a CDS encoding ABC transporter ATP-binding protein, which codes for MWGGHLAAMRRGEVWDEEGSGRIYDHRVVSRLLPFLAPHRWTVLAALGAAAITALAFHVQPWLIGRGVDLVVEGGPMRQVMAIGALVVGLAGISWGSQRWQQLMMAYAGHHVLYDLRVRLFRHIMGLSVGFLDRHQVGRVMSRVQNDVIALQDLLTSGVVSILSDLLGLGVVFFFLFYQDVLLALVTLSMAPILVGALTVWQERARRAFLRARQAIAVVNANLQEDVSGVRVVQAFTREAENFRRFSQVNADHLAANVDAGRLAAAVMPMVELLMAVDIALVVAVGGMRVAQGHLGLGSLVAFALYVQRFFEPVRNLVMQYAQLQRAMAAGARILEVLDTEPEMKDAPDAVDLPHVRGEVVFRGVRFSYVPGVEVLKGIDLHVRPGEMVAIVGPTGAGKSTLVSLVARLYDVTSGQVLIDGVDVRQVRRASLCRHLGVVLQEPFLFSGTVRDNIRFGRPEASDEEVEEAAKLVGAHQVIVRLPQGYETPVYERGQNLSPGERQLIAFARAMLADPRILILDEATASVDPLTERRVRQALRRLLQGRTAFVIAHRLSTAQDAHRVVVMDGGRIVEEGRHEELLARGGLYARLCATSLSPGALPADDAVAAG